A stretch of Blautia liquoris DNA encodes these proteins:
- the upp gene encoding uracil phosphoribosyltransferase — MAKIVVMDHPLIQHKIGIIRRTETSSKEFREMISEIAMLMSFEATRELPLVDIDIETPIGKTTAKELAGKKMAVVPILRAGLGMVEGMLAMIPAAKVGHIGLYRDPETLEPVEYYCKLPSDIASREVFVIDPMLATGGSASAAITMLKEKGAKKIHFMCIIAAPEGVKRMQKEHSDVDIYIGALDEKLNDHGYIVPGLGDAGDRIFGTK; from the coding sequence ATGGCAAAAATCGTAGTAATGGATCACCCTTTAATTCAGCACAAGATCGGAATCATCCGGAGAACGGAGACCAGCTCGAAAGAGTTCCGGGAGATGATCAGTGAGATAGCAATGCTGATGTCGTTTGAGGCGACCAGAGAATTACCATTAGTCGATATTGATATTGAAACTCCTATTGGAAAAACCACAGCAAAAGAGCTGGCAGGAAAGAAAATGGCAGTTGTTCCGATCCTGCGGGCTGGTCTTGGCATGGTAGAAGGCATGTTGGCTATGATACCGGCAGCGAAAGTAGGACATATTGGTTTATATCGTGATCCCGAAACTCTAGAGCCGGTTGAATACTACTGTAAGCTTCCTTCTGATATTGCCAGCCGTGAAGTATTCGTAATTGATCCGATGCTTGCGACAGGTGGTTCAGCCTCAGCGGCAATTACGATGCTGAAGGAGAAAGGTGCAAAGAAGATTCACTTTATGTGCATCATCGCGGCACCGGAAGGTGTCAAAAGAATGCAAAAAGAGCATTCGGATGTGGATATCTACATCGGTGCCCTTGATGAGAAATTGAATGACCATGGATATATTGTACCTGGTCTTGGAGACGCAGGCGATCGTATCTTCGGGACCAAATAA
- a CDS encoding L-threonylcarbamoyladenylate synthase produces MKAQIAKMTEDQLDIPALDKAGSILKAGGLVAFPTETVYGLGGNALDPAASKKIYAAKGRPSDNPLIVHIADMEHLDKIVRKVPQKARLLAKQYWPGPLTMIFSKADCVPFETTGGLDSVAVRMPVNKIAGELIRRSGGYIAAPSANTSGRPSPTLASHVIDDLSDTIDMIIDGGMTDIGLESTIVDFTVGVPTILRPGYINRKMLVDVLGEVLVDPGILSPNSRVRPKAPGMRYKHYAPKGDLTIIKGSEGKVADKINMLAARCLEDGKKVGVICTEETKKRYQVGDIKCIGTLASEDTIAMHLYQILREFDDDCVEYIYSEAFDTPRMGQAIMNRLLKAAGHKMIEV; encoded by the coding sequence ATGAAAGCCCAAATAGCTAAGATGACTGAAGATCAGCTGGATATACCGGCACTTGATAAAGCAGGATCGATTCTTAAAGCGGGCGGCCTGGTTGCATTTCCTACGGAGACCGTATATGGTCTGGGTGGGAATGCACTGGATCCGGCTGCTTCTAAAAAGATTTATGCGGCAAAAGGAAGACCTTCAGATAATCCTTTGATCGTCCATATTGCGGATATGGAACATCTGGATAAAATTGTCAGGAAAGTTCCTCAAAAGGCAAGACTTTTGGCCAAACAGTATTGGCCCGGTCCTCTTACGATGATATTCAGCAAGGCGGACTGCGTACCTTTTGAGACTACGGGAGGGTTAGATAGTGTTGCGGTCAGAATGCCTGTTAATAAGATTGCAGGAGAGCTGATCAGACGCTCCGGCGGGTATATCGCTGCGCCCAGTGCAAACACTTCCGGACGGCCAAGCCCGACCCTGGCAAGCCATGTGATTGACGATCTGTCAGATACGATTGATATGATCATAGACGGCGGAATGACAGATATTGGTCTGGAATCCACGATTGTAGATTTTACAGTTGGGGTTCCGACAATTCTGCGCCCCGGTTACATTAATCGAAAGATGCTTGTGGATGTATTAGGTGAGGTTTTGGTGGATCCGGGAATTCTGTCACCCAACAGCAGAGTAAGACCAAAAGCTCCGGGGATGAGATACAAACACTATGCTCCGAAAGGGGATCTTACCATTATTAAAGGATCGGAAGGTAAAGTTGCAGACAAGATTAATATGCTTGCTGCAAGATGTCTTGAAGACGGAAAAAAAGTCGGTGTGATCTGTACAGAGGAGACAAAGAAGAGATATCAGGTCGGTGACATCAAGTGTATCGGAACCCTCGCAAGTGAAGATACGATTGCCATGCATCTGTATCAGATTCTAAGAGAGTTTGACGATGACTGTGTGGAATATATTTATTCCGAGGCTTTTGATACGCCCAGAATGGGACAGGCCATTATGAATCGTCTTCTTAAGGCAGCCGGCCACAAAATGATTGAGGTGTAG
- a CDS encoding N-acetylmuramoyl-L-alanine amidase, with product MKKAWMELVMAILLLAGVWQISKEGARFVSQRRAGQAVVILDAGHGGSDPGKIGVHGEKEKELNLQITLLLKKKLEKKDVFVILTRDSDEGLYESGSKNKKVQDLQNRVELIHEKKPDCVVSIHQNSYTSPEVKGAQVFYFTHSAEGKKLAEDLQTSLVEGVDPANHRMAKGNTSYYLLKKTDAPAAIVECGFLSNPQEAELLKSKDYQQKLADSICKGILEYIKPDKKSEKTGKTIT from the coding sequence ATGAAGAAAGCATGGATGGAACTTGTCATGGCGATTCTGCTGTTAGCAGGTGTCTGGCAGATTTCAAAAGAAGGTGCCCGCTTTGTCAGCCAGCGAAGAGCCGGTCAGGCTGTAGTGATTCTGGATGCAGGGCATGGCGGTTCCGATCCGGGAAAAATCGGAGTGCATGGCGAAAAAGAAAAGGAACTTAATTTGCAGATCACCCTGCTCCTCAAGAAAAAGCTCGAAAAAAAGGACGTTTTTGTCATTCTTACCAGAGACTCTGATGAAGGGCTGTATGAATCCGGGAGTAAAAATAAAAAAGTACAGGACCTGCAAAACCGCGTCGAACTGATTCATGAGAAAAAGCCAGACTGCGTGGTGAGCATTCACCAGAACAGCTATACATCGCCAGAAGTGAAAGGAGCACAGGTTTTTTATTTCACACACTCCGCGGAAGGGAAAAAACTGGCGGAGGATCTTCAAACCTCTCTTGTAGAAGGGGTGGATCCGGCGAATCACCGGATGGCAAAGGGAAATACCAGTTATTACTTGCTGAAAAAGACGGATGCTCCTGCTGCAATCGTGGAATGTGGTTTCTTAAGTAATCCACAGGAGGCAGAACTTCTGAAGTCAAAAGATTATCAGCAAAAGCTTGCAGATTCAATCTGTAAAGGAATTCTTGAATATATAAAGCCAGACAAAAAATCGGAGAAAACAGGAAAAACGATCACCTGA
- the rpiB gene encoding ribose 5-phosphate isomerase B: MIALGCDHGGYDLMQEVKNYLDEGKLEYKDFGCYGTESVDYPDYAKKVSQAIVSGECDKGILICGTGIGVSITANRIPGIRAALCTDCYCAEMTRLHNDANVLAMGGRVVGPGLAVKIVETFLNTAFSDEDRHKRRIQKIENC, translated from the coding sequence ATGATAGCACTTGGATGTGATCACGGTGGTTATGACCTGATGCAGGAAGTGAAGAATTATCTTGATGAGGGGAAGCTGGAATATAAAGATTTCGGCTGTTATGGTACCGAATCTGTTGATTATCCGGATTATGCGAAAAAAGTGTCGCAGGCGATTGTCAGCGGCGAATGTGACAAGGGAATATTGATCTGTGGAACCGGTATTGGAGTATCCATTACGGCCAACAGGATTCCGGGGATCCGTGCGGCACTCTGCACGGATTGTTACTGCGCGGAAATGACAAGGTTACACAACGATGCCAATGTACTCGCCATGGGCGGCCGTGTGGTCGGTCCGGGCCTTGCGGTCAAGATTGTAGAAACATTCCTGAATACGGCGTTTTCAGATGAAGACCGCCATAAGAGAAGAATACAGAAGATAGAGAACTGCTAA
- a CDS encoding deoxycytidylate deaminase, translating to MSEKRNDYISWDEYFMAVAKLAGMRSKDPHSQVGACIVSPDNKILSMGYNGLPTGCSDDEFPWGRDGEDPLRSKYYYVTHSELNAILNYRGGSLEGAKMYVSLFPCNECAKAIIQSGIKTVIYDCDKYDKTPEVIASKMMFQAARVSFQKYEPTHREITITV from the coding sequence ATGAGCGAAAAAAGAAATGATTATATATCATGGGATGAATATTTTATGGCAGTCGCAAAGCTTGCGGGTATGCGTTCGAAGGATCCACACTCGCAGGTAGGAGCCTGTATAGTAAGTCCTGATAACAAGATCCTCTCCATGGGTTATAATGGACTGCCGACCGGCTGTTCGGATGACGAATTCCCGTGGGGAAGGGATGGTGAAGATCCGCTTAGAAGTAAGTATTACTATGTAACTCACAGTGAATTGAACGCAATCTTGAATTACCGTGGAGGAAGCCTGGAAGGGGCGAAGATGTATGTATCCCTTTTTCCCTGCAATGAATGCGCCAAGGCAATTATTCAGTCTGGGATTAAGACTGTGATCTATGACTGCGACAAGTACGACAAGACTCCCGAAGTCATCGCTTCCAAGATGATGTTCCAGGCTGCGAGAGTGAGTTTCCAAAAATATGAGCCTACACACAGAGAGATTACAATTACGGTGTAG
- a CDS encoding glycosyl hydrolase family 18 protein, protein MKKRVMPVLIVIGLILAVLIVGVASLIIRRYTPTSKSADLAAYYGLEDETQAALIINDEVKKSAGLFRNGEVYMSYSDVESFLDTNFYLDEINQQMLLSDPSGIRALSDSDVTEKGAPALIRENDTYYLAVNYIKSYTDMVVNVYEKPARAVIRTRWSGLNQVTVTKDAAVRVRGGIRSDILENVKKGEKLVFLEKLDHWTKVSTQKGSIGYVENKSISEQKKAEDHIADTGLEFPSITKDYKLNLGFHQVTSQEANQALQEVISRTSGLNTVSPTWFSILDNGGTISSLASRDYVDQAHQMGLEVWGLIDNFNENVSVTEALKNSQTRGRIIAQLMDQASACGMDGINVDFEQLPKDSIPHFLQFLRELTIQAHQRNLVVSVDNPVPQNYNRYYKRGAQGKIVDYVIIMGYDEHFSGGDKAGSVSSLLFVENGIKQTLSEVPKEKVVNAIPFYTRVWTEAFGQELPTSEVLGMDGTDRYMQEHQMTKKWDEKIGQNIAISEDDSARYTIWVEDEQSIEEKMKVIQKYGLAGVAEWRLGMERNTVWDIINRYNT, encoded by the coding sequence ATGAAAAAAAGAGTAATGCCGGTCTTGATCGTAATCGGTTTGATTCTGGCAGTGTTAATTGTGGGCGTGGCAAGTCTTATTATCAGGCGCTATACTCCCACCAGCAAATCAGCAGATCTTGCCGCCTATTACGGCCTTGAAGACGAGACACAGGCAGCTTTGATTATTAATGATGAAGTCAAAAAATCTGCCGGTCTTTTCCGAAACGGAGAAGTATATATGAGCTACAGTGATGTTGAAAGTTTTCTGGATACAAATTTTTATCTGGATGAGATAAACCAACAGATGCTGCTTTCAGATCCCTCCGGTATCCGGGCACTTTCGGATTCGGATGTAACTGAAAAAGGTGCACCGGCACTTATTAGAGAAAACGATACATATTATCTGGCTGTCAATTACATCAAAAGTTATACAGATATGGTTGTCAATGTATATGAGAAACCTGCAAGAGCTGTGATCCGTACCAGATGGTCGGGCCTGAACCAGGTGACGGTCACAAAAGATGCTGCCGTAAGAGTAAGAGGCGGGATTAGAAGTGATATTCTTGAGAATGTGAAAAAAGGTGAAAAACTGGTTTTCCTGGAGAAACTTGATCACTGGACGAAGGTGAGCACACAAAAAGGGTCAATCGGATATGTTGAGAATAAGTCGATTTCTGAGCAAAAAAAGGCTGAGGATCATATTGCAGACACAGGCTTGGAATTTCCCTCCATTACGAAAGATTATAAACTAAACCTGGGCTTCCATCAGGTGACATCTCAGGAGGCCAATCAGGCACTGCAGGAAGTTATTTCCCGTACATCAGGACTCAATACGGTTTCTCCGACCTGGTTTTCGATTCTGGACAATGGGGGAACGATTTCCTCCCTCGCAAGCAGAGACTATGTAGATCAGGCACATCAGATGGGACTGGAGGTCTGGGGTCTGATTGATAACTTCAATGAGAACGTGTCTGTAACCGAAGCACTAAAAAACTCACAGACGAGAGGCAGAATCATTGCCCAGCTGATGGACCAGGCCAGTGCATGTGGTATGGACGGGATCAATGTTGATTTTGAGCAGCTTCCAAAAGACAGCATTCCACATTTCCTACAGTTTTTAAGAGAGCTTACGATTCAGGCACATCAAAGAAATCTTGTGGTTTCGGTTGATAATCCGGTTCCACAGAATTATAATAGGTATTATAAGCGTGGGGCGCAGGGGAAAATTGTGGACTACGTGATTATCATGGGGTATGATGAACATTTTTCAGGAGGTGATAAAGCCGGATCTGTATCATCACTTCTGTTTGTCGAAAACGGAATCAAACAGACACTTTCTGAGGTTCCGAAAGAAAAAGTGGTTAATGCGATACCATTTTATACCCGGGTCTGGACAGAAGCTTTCGGACAGGAACTTCCGACTAGTGAAGTGCTTGGCATGGACGGCACAGACCGATATATGCAGGAACATCAGATGACTAAGAAATGGGATGAAAAGATAGGACAGAATATCGCAATTTCAGAAGATGATTCGGCAAGATATACCATCTGGGTAGAAGATGAGCAGTCCATAGAAGAGAAAATGAAGGTAATTCAAAAGTATGGACTTGCCGGTGTCGCTGAATGGAGACTTGGCATGGAGCGAAATACTGTATGGGATATCATTAATCGATATAACACATGA
- a CDS encoding arsenate reductase/protein-tyrosine-phosphatase family protein — translation MKQYDKLIFVDSDDTTRAPMAKAIMKSKVMMGKLEILSRGLVVLFPEPINQKAEAVLISNGYNTKDHSAIPFTQEDIDDRTLILTMEDDQKDKIWASFEHAMNVWTIAEFAGQSGDVRTLYGEPLAAYGKCYENLENLISEIVIQLNEEELRK, via the coding sequence TTGAAACAATATGACAAATTAATATTTGTGGATTCCGACGATACCACACGCGCTCCCATGGCCAAGGCTATTATGAAGAGCAAGGTTATGATGGGAAAGCTTGAGATTCTGTCTAGAGGGCTTGTGGTCCTCTTTCCGGAACCCATAAACCAAAAAGCAGAGGCCGTGCTTATCAGCAATGGCTATAATACGAAAGATCACTCGGCAATTCCGTTTACGCAGGAAGATATCGATGACAGAACACTGATACTCACGATGGAAGATGATCAAAAAGATAAGATCTGGGCAAGTTTCGAGCATGCCATGAATGTCTGGACGATTGCGGAGTTCGCTGGGCAGAGCGGGGATGTCAGAACTCTCTATGGAGAACCGCTGGCTGCCTATGGAAAATGTTATGAAAATCTCGAAAATCTGATTTCCGAGATAGTGATACAACTGAACGAGGAGGAATTACGAAAATGA